One segment of Oncorhynchus keta strain PuntledgeMale-10-30-2019 unplaced genomic scaffold, Oket_V2 Un_contig_1599_pilon_pilon, whole genome shotgun sequence DNA contains the following:
- the LOC118374509 gene encoding probable mitochondrial glutathione transporter SLC25A40 isoform X1: MSGNSGKNPVPVDTNGITPFQQMLASCSGALLTSLFVTPLDVVKIRLQAQKSPFPKGKCFVYCNGLMDHTCVCTNGKAWYKAPGHFNGTLDAFIKIVRREGIKSLWSGLPPTLIMAVPATVIYFTCYDQLCAALRVRMGSHAEEAPLLAGALARVGSVTVISPLELIRTKMQSQRSSYRELSEVIHSAVRNEGWRSLWRGWGPTLLRDVPFSAMYWYNYEKGKAWLCKHNNIREPTFAITFISGAVSGSIASIVTLPFDVVKTRRQVEIGELQAMNLSSKASSSTLSVMTKIVAENGVGGLFVGFLPRVIKVAPACAIMISCYEFGKAFFRKHNQERLLTSTT, encoded by the exons ATGAGTGGTAATTCTGGTAAAAATCCTGTGCCCGTCGACACCAATGGCATTACTCCATTTCAACAGATGTTGGCTTCCTGCTCAGGGGCTCTCCTGACGTCATTGTTTG TCACACCTCTGGATGTTGTCAAGATCAGACTCCAGGCTCAGAAAAGTCCCTTTCCCAAAG GGAAATGCTTTGTGTACTGCAATGGCCTGATGGACCATACCTGTGTGTGTACGAACGGCAAGGCCTGGTACAAGGCCCCCGGCCACTTCAACGGCACTCTG GATGCCTTTATTAAGATAGTCCGCAGGGAAGGTATCAAGTCGTTATGGAGCGGCCTCCCTCCAACCCT TATCATGGCGGTCCCGGCGACAGTGATCTACTTCACGTGCTATGACCAACTGTGTGCTGCCCTGAGGGTCAGGATGGGGTCACACGCTGAGGAGGCGCCTCTACTAGCAGGCGCCCTCGCCAGAG TGGGCTCTGTGACAGTGATCAGTCCGTTGGAGCTGATCCGTACTAAGATGCAGTCCCAGAGAAGTTCGTACAGGGAGCTGAGTGAGGTTATCCACTCTGCAGTACGCAACGAGGGCTGGCGGTCTCTCTGGAGGGGCTGGGGACCCACACTGCTTAGAGACGTGCCCTTCTCAG CCATGTACTGGTATAACTATGAGAAGGGGAAGGCGTGGCTGTGTAAGCACAACAACATCAGAGAGCCAACGTTTGCCATCACCTTCATATCCGGAGCGGTGTCTGGATCA ATTGCTTCCATAGTAACTCTTCCCTTTGATGTCGTGAAGACCAGGAGGCAGGTGGAGATAGGGGAACTCCAGGCTATGAATT TGTCGTCCAaggcctcctcctctactctcagtGTGATGACCAAGATTGTGGCTGAGAACGGCGTGGGTGGACTGTTTGTAG GTTTCCTTCCCAGGGTGATCAAGGTGGCCCCAGCCTGTGCCATTATGATCAGCTGTTATGAGTTTGGGAAAGCCTTCTTCCGCAAGCACAACCAGGAGAGGCTGCTGACCAGCACCACCTGA
- the LOC118374509 gene encoding probable mitochondrial glutathione transporter SLC25A40 isoform X2, which produces MLASCSGALLTSLFVTPLDVVKIRLQAQKSPFPKGKCFVYCNGLMDHTCVCTNGKAWYKAPGHFNGTLDAFIKIVRREGIKSLWSGLPPTLIMAVPATVIYFTCYDQLCAALRVRMGSHAEEAPLLAGALARVGSVTVISPLELIRTKMQSQRSSYRELSEVIHSAVRNEGWRSLWRGWGPTLLRDVPFSAMYWYNYEKGKAWLCKHNNIREPTFAITFISGAVSGSIASIVTLPFDVVKTRRQVEIGELQAMNLSSKASSSTLSVMTKIVAENGVGGLFVGFLPRVIKVAPACAIMISCYEFGKAFFRKHNQERLLTSTT; this is translated from the exons ATGTTGGCTTCCTGCTCAGGGGCTCTCCTGACGTCATTGTTTG TCACACCTCTGGATGTTGTCAAGATCAGACTCCAGGCTCAGAAAAGTCCCTTTCCCAAAG GGAAATGCTTTGTGTACTGCAATGGCCTGATGGACCATACCTGTGTGTGTACGAACGGCAAGGCCTGGTACAAGGCCCCCGGCCACTTCAACGGCACTCTG GATGCCTTTATTAAGATAGTCCGCAGGGAAGGTATCAAGTCGTTATGGAGCGGCCTCCCTCCAACCCT TATCATGGCGGTCCCGGCGACAGTGATCTACTTCACGTGCTATGACCAACTGTGTGCTGCCCTGAGGGTCAGGATGGGGTCACACGCTGAGGAGGCGCCTCTACTAGCAGGCGCCCTCGCCAGAG TGGGCTCTGTGACAGTGATCAGTCCGTTGGAGCTGATCCGTACTAAGATGCAGTCCCAGAGAAGTTCGTACAGGGAGCTGAGTGAGGTTATCCACTCTGCAGTACGCAACGAGGGCTGGCGGTCTCTCTGGAGGGGCTGGGGACCCACACTGCTTAGAGACGTGCCCTTCTCAG CCATGTACTGGTATAACTATGAGAAGGGGAAGGCGTGGCTGTGTAAGCACAACAACATCAGAGAGCCAACGTTTGCCATCACCTTCATATCCGGAGCGGTGTCTGGATCA ATTGCTTCCATAGTAACTCTTCCCTTTGATGTCGTGAAGACCAGGAGGCAGGTGGAGATAGGGGAACTCCAGGCTATGAATT TGTCGTCCAaggcctcctcctctactctcagtGTGATGACCAAGATTGTGGCTGAGAACGGCGTGGGTGGACTGTTTGTAG GTTTCCTTCCCAGGGTGATCAAGGTGGCCCCAGCCTGTGCCATTATGATCAGCTGTTATGAGTTTGGGAAAGCCTTCTTCCGCAAGCACAACCAGGAGAGGCTGCTGACCAGCACCACCTGA